A region of Drosophila suzukii chromosome 2L, CBGP_Dsuzu_IsoJpt1.0, whole genome shotgun sequence DNA encodes the following proteins:
- the Nhe2 gene encoding sodium/hydrogen exchanger 3 isoform X8, with product MSNRTEQDYDSATPALQQQMNLARRACWRTKSSRSDFPPKSIELVNLMIANQIDAIASPPRDETKTRTEPQTAFAARKTTCTFSDWRGILGKRMLLICGFILILGIAHGRPNTSAVGVASAKDGKDIADAVTQLNLPQSPPMDGVDVDPTPPVRLPRAEPLRSSDQDAEGGEGHKMERYPLSSVDFARVKTPFIIGIWILSASIAKIGFHMTPKLHLIFPESCLLIVVGVVIGVVLYFCTDVAVSPLTPNTFFFYMLPPIILDAGYFMPNRLFFDNLGTILLMAVVGTIFNIATIGGSLYACGKMGIYGETETPGLMDVFLFASLISAVDPVAVLAVFEEIHVNEILYIVVFGESLLNDAVTVVMYHMMESYNEIGLDKIIAQDIASGVGSFFVVALGGTAIGIIWGFLTGLVTRFTDHVRVIEPIFIFVMAYLAYLNAEIFHMSGILAITFCGITMKNYVESNISQKSHTTVKYALKMLSSSAETIIFMFLGVATVNNMHVWNTCFVLLTITFCSVFRVIGVILLSALANRFRLHKLSRVDQFVMSYGGLRGAVAFALVLLVDENVVKQKNMFVTTTIAVIYFTVFLQGITIKPLVKILNVKRANKRKPTMNERIHERFMDHLMAGIEDIVGKTGNYNVRDKFKRFDNRFIRPLLIRDLKGAEPKIIETYSKLTMRDAMEVMRRNPSTIGQMTGTESMSALFRNYTNNYIGGSPSLTNLDNTCSRNLDMAELDYNPSKKDLTDARIHHLLAEELKPYRRHRRLSYSRHAVDDRDLSTQVNYKMQMNFRRMFNDRKHHKRSKRGASNKEAKENVKQNHVSFHDFQQNGTTKQLTNGTESSSNHSRKKSYRKRHSHNSLNKYRRLEIDYINNVLNETAEECQQNPNEINVVGPSDDWDDGLTFTAKSSPDSDRANNNSLIAHIQNLPGFDASKARIVVQHYAPKVDDGADTDLESPDQAIGPTAAELILPWRRDRSYQSIVAEHPIPEEDRNLSRESDGERRVATPTATESQLPWKRQGDECTDAVQQNEFPAWASNKEYLAYNSPSATFLGGINKPKQPKSVIGLFRRESSSSKGGSVGIGSSGAVDTAASGSDAMVVPMSNQPANVPSTSMHNPRLDKRSQSISSGSLGAGPHQLGPDGHSGPFPVTASHRRNVRRGSMLELSGLITTGRRPSRILQFSPGATNLLESAKITTPSPPPPTTSTITTTTTVKTTTTTSTTKNNNNTTNNSTETTSASASYSTPTTPRSEDSATYTYYPKDTIPEESSYQHGHSKSLCEPADSDDWEGAALSAVGGANSERMMRLSGREPLLPRPSNTPRAQIRRMNAGAVGGAAVTQAGRRNQVTKALLDYEDSDSDSEENDDDEDEDFDSYDDENIVVTTFTTPATGRRSGSSPGSGSDANTATTTTTSIRLTRNNDESII from the exons ATGAGCAACCGCACGGAGCAGGATTACGACAGTGCCACTCCGGCGCTGCAGCAGCAGATGAATCTGGCCCGCAGAGCCTGCTGGAGGACCAAATCCTCCCGCTCGGATTTCCCCCCCAAAAGTATAGAGTTAGTTAATCTGATGATTGCGAATCAAATCGATGCAATAGCATCGCCACCGAGAGATGAAACCAAAACAAGAACAGAACCACAAACAGCATTCGCAGCACGCAAAACAACCTGCACATTCTCCGACTGGCGGGGGATTCTCGGAAAAAGGATGCTGCTCATATGCGGATTCATCCTAATCCTTGGCATCGCCCACGGGCGGCCGAACACGAGTGCGGTGGGCGTGGCTTCGGCAAAGGATGGCAAGGATATTGCGGATGCGGTCACCCAGCTAAAT CTGCCCCAAAGCCCGCCCATGGATGGGGTGGATGTGGATCCAACGCCACCCGTGAGGTTGCCACGTGCCGAGCCACTCAGATCCAGCGACCAGGATGCGGAGGGCGGCGAAGGGCACAAGATGGAGAGGTATCCCCTCTCCAGTGTGGATTTTGCTCGGGTGAAAACGCCGTTCATCATCGGAATCTGGATTCTGTCCGCCAGTATAGCGAAAATCG GTTTCCATATGACGCCCAAACTGCATCTAATATTTCCGGAGTCGTGCCTGCTGATTGTCGTGGGCGTGGTCATTGGGGTGGTGCTCTATTTTTGCACCGATGTGGCCGTCTCCCCACTGACCCCGAACACCTTCTTCTTCTACATGCTGCCCCCGATCATCCTGGACGCAGGCTACTTTATGCCCAATCGATTGTTCTTCGACAACCTGGGCACCATCCTGCTGATGGCAGTGGTCGGAACCATCTTCAACATAGCCACCATCG GTGGTTCGCTATACGCCTGCGGAAAGATGGGAATTTACGGGGAAACCGAGACTCCGGGCCTGATGGATGTATTTCTGTTTGCCTCCCTAATATCCGCCGTGGATCCGGTGGCCGTTTTGGCCGTATTTGAGGAGATACACGTCAACGAGATCCTGTACATTGTTGTCTTTGGCGAGTCCTTGCTGAACGATGCCGTTACG GTTGTGATGTACCACATGATGGAGTCCTACAATGAGATTGGCTTGGACAAAATCATCGCCCAGGACATTGCCAGCGGTGTGGGTTCCTTCTTCGTGGTTGCACTGGGTGGCACTGCCATAG GCATCATCTGGGGCTTTCTCACAGGTTTGGTAACCCGGTTCACTGATCATGTGCGAGTCATAGAACCCATATTCATATTTGTGATGGCTTACCTGGCCTATCTGAATGCGGAAATCTTTCACATGAGCGGCATTTTAGC CATCACTTTCTGTGGTATAACGATGAAAAACTATGTGGAATCGAATATTTCACAAAAGTCGCATACGACTGTTAAATATGCCTTGAAGATGCTGTCCAGTTCGGCGGAGACCATTATCTTTATGTTCCTAGGCGTGGCCACTGTGAACAATATGCATGTATGGAATACGTGTTTTGTTCTGCTGACCATTACCTTCTGTTCGGTGTTTCGTGTTATTG GTGTTATTTTGCTTTCCGCCCTTGCCAACCGCTTCCGTCTGCACAAATTGTCCAGGGTGGATCAGTTTGTGATGTCCTACGGCGGATTGCGCGGTGCTGTggcctttgccctggtacttcTGGTCGATGAGAATGTGGTCAAGCAGAAGAACATGTTTGTCACCACCACGATAGCTGTGATTTACTTTACCGTCTTCCTGCAAGGCATCACCATCAAGCCGCTGGTCAAGATCCTAAATGTGAAACGGGCCAATAAGCGCAAACCAACCATGAATGAGCGAATTCATGAAAGG TTCATGGATCACTTGATGGCTGGCATTGAGGATATTGTGGGCAAGACAGGCAACTACAATGTGCGTGATAAATTCAAGCGTTTCGACAATCGCTTCATTCGTCCGCTGCTGATCAGAGATCTCAAG GGCGCCGAGCCAAAGATCATCGAGACGTACTCCAAACTCACAATGCGCGATGCCATGGAGGTGATGAGGCGGAATCCATCCACCATCGGCCAGATGACGGGCACCGAGTCGATGAGCGCCCTTTTCCGGAACTATACCAATAACTATATTGGGGGCAG TCCCAGTCTAACAAATCTAGACAATACCTGTTCGCGTAATCTAGACATGGCTGAGCTGGATTATAATCCATCCAAGAAGGATCTGACTGATGCCAGGATCCATCATCTGTTGGCCGAAGAACTGAAGCCTTATAGAAGG CACCGTCGTCTTAGTTATAGCCGACACGCAGTAGATGACAGAGATTTGTCCACCCAG GTCAATTACAAAATGCAAATGAACTTTAGGCGAATGTTCAATGATCGCAAACATCACAAACGCAGCAAACGTGGGGCCAGCAATAAG GAGGCCAAGGAGAACGTTAAGCAGAATCATGTCTCGTTCCATGATTTCCAACAGAATGGCACCACCAAGCAGCTCACCAATGGTACGGAATCGAGTTCAAACCATTCACGAAAAAAATCTTACAGAAAAAGACATTCTCACAATTCACTTAACAAATATCGTAGATTAGAAATAG ACTATATTAACAATGTGCTTAATGAAACAGCCGAGGAGTGCCAACAGAATCCCAACGAGATCAATGTTGTTGGCCCCAGCGACGATTGGGATGATGGCCTGACCTTCACCGCCAAATCATCAC CTGACTCGGATCGCGCCAATAACAATTCCCTGATAGCCCACATCCAAAACCTGCCGGGTTTCGATGCATCCAAGGCGCGTATCGTCGTCCAGCATTATGCACCGAAGGTCGACGATGGTGCGGATACAGATCTAGAGTCGCCGGATCAGGCCATTGGGCCCACGGCCGCCGAATTGATATTGCCGTGGCGGCGGGATCGTTCATACCAGAGCATTG TGGCCGAGCATCCCATTCCCGAGGAGGATCGCAATTTGTCCCGCGAATCCGATGGGGAGAGGCGTGTGGCCACGCCAACCGCCACGGAATCCCAGCTGCCGTGGAAACGACAAGGTGACGAATGCACGGATGCAGTGCAGCAGAACGAGTTCCCCGCCTGGGCTTCAAACAAGGAGTACTTGGCCTACAATTCCCCCAGTGCAACATTCCTAG GTGGTATAAACAAGCCTAAACAGCCCAAGTCCGTCATAGGTCTCTTCCGGCGTGAGAGTTCCAGTTCGAAGGGCGGAAGCGTTGGCATCGGCAGCTCGGGAGCCGTGGACACAGCCGCCAGTGGGTCGGATGCGATGGTCGTGCCCATGTCCAATCAACCGGCCAATGTTCCATCAACGTCCATGCACAATCCGCGGCTGGACAAGCGCTCCCAGTCGATATCCTCCGGTTCGCTGGGCGCCGGGCCACATCAGCTGGGACCGGATGGTCATTCCGGACCATTTCCGGTCACGGCCAGTCACCGGCGGAATGTGCGCAGGGGCTCCATGCTGGAGCTGAGCGG ACTCATTACAACTGGACGAAGGCCCAGTAGAATTTTACAATTTAGTCCGGGAGCAACTAATTTACTAGAGTCAGCCAAGATCACAACTCCTTCTCCTCCACCTCCTACTACttcaacaataacaacaacaactacagtaaaaacaacaacaaccacatcAACCaccaagaacaacaacaacaccaccAACAATTCAACAGAAACAACATCAGCAAGCGCGAGTTACTCGACGCCCACCACCCCAAGATCAGAGGATAGCGCCACATATACATACTATCCAAA AGACACAATACCCGAGGAGTCGTCGTACCAGCATGGACACTCCAAGTCCTTGTGCGAGCCGGCGGATTCGGATGACTGGGAGGGAGCAGCACTGTCCGCCGTCGGCGGAGCCAACAGCGAACGAATGATGCGATTGAGCGGCAGGGAACCCCTTCTGCCACGCCCCTCCAACACGCCCCGCGCCCAAATCCGTCGCATGAACGCGGGAGCGGTGGGCGGGGCAGCGGTTACCCAAGCGGGCCGGAGAAACCAGGTGACCAAGGCTCTGTTGGACTACGAGGATTCCGattcggattccgaggagaaCGATGACGATGAGGATGAGGACTTTGATTCGTACGATGACGAGAACATTGTGGTCACCACGTTTACGACCCCAGCCACGGGCAGGAGATCGGGTTCCAGTCCAGGATCGGGATCGGATGCCAAtaccgccaccaccaccacgaCAAGCATTCGGCTGACCCGCAACAACGACGAGAGCATCATTTGA
- the Nhe2 gene encoding sodium/hydrogen exchanger 3 isoform X28 — MSNRTEQDYDSATPALQQQMNLARRACWRTKSSRSDFPPKSIELVNLMIANQIDAIASPPRDETKTRTEPQTAFAARKTTCTFSDWRGILGKRMLLICGFILILGIAHGRPNTSAVGVASAKDGKDIADAVTQLNLPQSPPMDGVDVDPTPPVRLPRAEPLRSSDQDAEGGEGHKMERYPLSSVDFARVKTPFIIGIWILSASIAKIGFHMTPKLHLIFPESCLLIVVGVVIGVVLYFCTDVAVSPLTPNTFFFYMLPPIILDAGYFMPNRLFFDNLGTILLMAVVGTIFNIATIGGSLYACGKMGIYGETETPGLMDVFLFASLISAVDPVAVLAVFEEIHVNEILYIVVFGESLLNDAVTVVMYHMMESYNEIGLDKIIAQDIASGVGSFFVVALGGTAIGIIWGFLTGLVTRFTDHVRVIEPIFIFVMAYLAYLNAEIFHMSGILAITFCGITMKNYVESNISQKSHTTVKYALKMLSSSAETIIFMFLGVATVNNMHVWNTCFVLLTITFCSVFRVIGVILLSALANRFRLHKLSRVDQFVMSYGGLRGAVAFALVLLVDENVVKQKNMFVTTTIAVIYFTVFLQGITIKPLVKILNVKRANKRKPTMNERIHERFMDHLMAGIEDIVGKTGNYNVRDKFKRFDNRFIRPLLIRDLKGAEPKIIETYSKLTMRDAMEVMRRNPSTIGQMTGTESMSALFRNYTNNYIGGSPSLTNLDNTCSRNLDMAELDYNPSKKDLTDARIHHLLAEELKPYRRHRRLSYSRHAVDDRDLSTQVNYKMQMNFRRMFNDRKHHKRSKRGASNKAKENVKQNHVSFHDFQQNGTTKQLTNDYINNVLNETAEECQQNPNEINVVGPSDDWDDGLTFTAKSSLAEHPIPEEDRNLSRESDGERRVATPTATESQLPWKRQGDECTDAVQQNEFPAWASNKEYLAYNSPSATFLGGINKPKQPKSVIGLFRRESSSSKGGSVGIGSSGAVDTAASGSDAMVVPMSNQPANVPSTSMHNPRLDKRSQSISSGSLGAGPHQLGPDGHSGPFPVTASHRRNVRRGSMLELSGLITTGRRPSRILQFSPGATNLLESAKITTPSPPPPTTSTITTTTTVKTTTTTSTTKNNNNTTNNSTETTSASASYSTPTTPRSEDSATYTYYPKDTIPEESSYQHGHSKSLCEPADSDDWEGAALSAVGGANSERMMRLSGREPLLPRPSNTPRAQIRRMNAGAVGGAAVTQAGRRNQVTKALLDYEDSDSDSEENDDDEDEDFDSYDDENIVVTTFTTPATGRRSGSSPGSGSDANTATTTTTSIRLTRNNDESII, encoded by the exons ATGAGCAACCGCACGGAGCAGGATTACGACAGTGCCACTCCGGCGCTGCAGCAGCAGATGAATCTGGCCCGCAGAGCCTGCTGGAGGACCAAATCCTCCCGCTCGGATTTCCCCCCCAAAAGTATAGAGTTAGTTAATCTGATGATTGCGAATCAAATCGATGCAATAGCATCGCCACCGAGAGATGAAACCAAAACAAGAACAGAACCACAAACAGCATTCGCAGCACGCAAAACAACCTGCACATTCTCCGACTGGCGGGGGATTCTCGGAAAAAGGATGCTGCTCATATGCGGATTCATCCTAATCCTTGGCATCGCCCACGGGCGGCCGAACACGAGTGCGGTGGGCGTGGCTTCGGCAAAGGATGGCAAGGATATTGCGGATGCGGTCACCCAGCTAAAT CTGCCCCAAAGCCCGCCCATGGATGGGGTGGATGTGGATCCAACGCCACCCGTGAGGTTGCCACGTGCCGAGCCACTCAGATCCAGCGACCAGGATGCGGAGGGCGGCGAAGGGCACAAGATGGAGAGGTATCCCCTCTCCAGTGTGGATTTTGCTCGGGTGAAAACGCCGTTCATCATCGGAATCTGGATTCTGTCCGCCAGTATAGCGAAAATCG GTTTCCATATGACGCCCAAACTGCATCTAATATTTCCGGAGTCGTGCCTGCTGATTGTCGTGGGCGTGGTCATTGGGGTGGTGCTCTATTTTTGCACCGATGTGGCCGTCTCCCCACTGACCCCGAACACCTTCTTCTTCTACATGCTGCCCCCGATCATCCTGGACGCAGGCTACTTTATGCCCAATCGATTGTTCTTCGACAACCTGGGCACCATCCTGCTGATGGCAGTGGTCGGAACCATCTTCAACATAGCCACCATCG GTGGTTCGCTATACGCCTGCGGAAAGATGGGAATTTACGGGGAAACCGAGACTCCGGGCCTGATGGATGTATTTCTGTTTGCCTCCCTAATATCCGCCGTGGATCCGGTGGCCGTTTTGGCCGTATTTGAGGAGATACACGTCAACGAGATCCTGTACATTGTTGTCTTTGGCGAGTCCTTGCTGAACGATGCCGTTACG GTTGTGATGTACCACATGATGGAGTCCTACAATGAGATTGGCTTGGACAAAATCATCGCCCAGGACATTGCCAGCGGTGTGGGTTCCTTCTTCGTGGTTGCACTGGGTGGCACTGCCATAG GCATCATCTGGGGCTTTCTCACAGGTTTGGTAACCCGGTTCACTGATCATGTGCGAGTCATAGAACCCATATTCATATTTGTGATGGCTTACCTGGCCTATCTGAATGCGGAAATCTTTCACATGAGCGGCATTTTAGC CATCACTTTCTGTGGTATAACGATGAAAAACTATGTGGAATCGAATATTTCACAAAAGTCGCATACGACTGTTAAATATGCCTTGAAGATGCTGTCCAGTTCGGCGGAGACCATTATCTTTATGTTCCTAGGCGTGGCCACTGTGAACAATATGCATGTATGGAATACGTGTTTTGTTCTGCTGACCATTACCTTCTGTTCGGTGTTTCGTGTTATTG GTGTTATTTTGCTTTCCGCCCTTGCCAACCGCTTCCGTCTGCACAAATTGTCCAGGGTGGATCAGTTTGTGATGTCCTACGGCGGATTGCGCGGTGCTGTggcctttgccctggtacttcTGGTCGATGAGAATGTGGTCAAGCAGAAGAACATGTTTGTCACCACCACGATAGCTGTGATTTACTTTACCGTCTTCCTGCAAGGCATCACCATCAAGCCGCTGGTCAAGATCCTAAATGTGAAACGGGCCAATAAGCGCAAACCAACCATGAATGAGCGAATTCATGAAAGG TTCATGGATCACTTGATGGCTGGCATTGAGGATATTGTGGGCAAGACAGGCAACTACAATGTGCGTGATAAATTCAAGCGTTTCGACAATCGCTTCATTCGTCCGCTGCTGATCAGAGATCTCAAG GGCGCCGAGCCAAAGATCATCGAGACGTACTCCAAACTCACAATGCGCGATGCCATGGAGGTGATGAGGCGGAATCCATCCACCATCGGCCAGATGACGGGCACCGAGTCGATGAGCGCCCTTTTCCGGAACTATACCAATAACTATATTGGGGGCAG TCCCAGTCTAACAAATCTAGACAATACCTGTTCGCGTAATCTAGACATGGCTGAGCTGGATTATAATCCATCCAAGAAGGATCTGACTGATGCCAGGATCCATCATCTGTTGGCCGAAGAACTGAAGCCTTATAGAAGG CACCGTCGTCTTAGTTATAGCCGACACGCAGTAGATGACAGAGATTTGTCCACCCAG GTCAATTACAAAATGCAAATGAACTTTAGGCGAATGTTCAATGATCGCAAACATCACAAACGCAGCAAACGTGGGGCCAGCAATAAG GCCAAGGAGAACGTTAAGCAGAATCATGTCTCGTTCCATGATTTCCAACAGAATGGCACCACCAAGCAGCTCACCAATG ACTATATTAACAATGTGCTTAATGAAACAGCCGAGGAGTGCCAACAGAATCCCAACGAGATCAATGTTGTTGGCCCCAGCGACGATTGGGATGATGGCCTGACCTTCACCGCCAAATCATCAC TGGCCGAGCATCCCATTCCCGAGGAGGATCGCAATTTGTCCCGCGAATCCGATGGGGAGAGGCGTGTGGCCACGCCAACCGCCACGGAATCCCAGCTGCCGTGGAAACGACAAGGTGACGAATGCACGGATGCAGTGCAGCAGAACGAGTTCCCCGCCTGGGCTTCAAACAAGGAGTACTTGGCCTACAATTCCCCCAGTGCAACATTCCTAG GTGGTATAAACAAGCCTAAACAGCCCAAGTCCGTCATAGGTCTCTTCCGGCGTGAGAGTTCCAGTTCGAAGGGCGGAAGCGTTGGCATCGGCAGCTCGGGAGCCGTGGACACAGCCGCCAGTGGGTCGGATGCGATGGTCGTGCCCATGTCCAATCAACCGGCCAATGTTCCATCAACGTCCATGCACAATCCGCGGCTGGACAAGCGCTCCCAGTCGATATCCTCCGGTTCGCTGGGCGCCGGGCCACATCAGCTGGGACCGGATGGTCATTCCGGACCATTTCCGGTCACGGCCAGTCACCGGCGGAATGTGCGCAGGGGCTCCATGCTGGAGCTGAGCGG ACTCATTACAACTGGACGAAGGCCCAGTAGAATTTTACAATTTAGTCCGGGAGCAACTAATTTACTAGAGTCAGCCAAGATCACAACTCCTTCTCCTCCACCTCCTACTACttcaacaataacaacaacaactacagtaaaaacaacaacaaccacatcAACCaccaagaacaacaacaacaccaccAACAATTCAACAGAAACAACATCAGCAAGCGCGAGTTACTCGACGCCCACCACCCCAAGATCAGAGGATAGCGCCACATATACATACTATCCAAA AGACACAATACCCGAGGAGTCGTCGTACCAGCATGGACACTCCAAGTCCTTGTGCGAGCCGGCGGATTCGGATGACTGGGAGGGAGCAGCACTGTCCGCCGTCGGCGGAGCCAACAGCGAACGAATGATGCGATTGAGCGGCAGGGAACCCCTTCTGCCACGCCCCTCCAACACGCCCCGCGCCCAAATCCGTCGCATGAACGCGGGAGCGGTGGGCGGGGCAGCGGTTACCCAAGCGGGCCGGAGAAACCAGGTGACCAAGGCTCTGTTGGACTACGAGGATTCCGattcggattccgaggagaaCGATGACGATGAGGATGAGGACTTTGATTCGTACGATGACGAGAACATTGTGGTCACCACGTTTACGACCCCAGCCACGGGCAGGAGATCGGGTTCCAGTCCAGGATCGGGATCGGATGCCAAtaccgccaccaccaccacgaCAAGCATTCGGCTGACCCGCAACAACGACGAGAGCATCATTTGA